The sequence CATAAACATGCTTCAAATGCAACCAGCGAAGAAGAAGATCTATGGAATATAAACATAATGAAAGCCACAACTTCTAATGATCGATTTGTGCACAATTTAGTTGATGCAGTAATAAGTTAATAGTTCAAATCTATCGTTGTACTTTGTATACATAGATTCCATCAAAtcctgaaaatattttttttaaactgttagTCCGTAAACGAATTTATACATACATGCGCATGCATGCGCATACaaatcagaaacatacatacatgtaatatgttacaAGTATTctgatataaatgtatgttatgatttttttaaataaaggtGCACCATACATTCATGTAATTCACATTTCATAATTCGTGTTTCATTAAGTGTGTTATATAGGTTTTATTCTAAAGGAAGGCCCACCCACCCAATGGCAATATTATGGGCAGGTAATCAAGAgtcatgaacaaaattaattattgtgtTAGACAaagtgaaaattaaattttcctCGTGAATTATGAGATGATTTATAGTTGTCGGAGTTTAAAAATCATCCATCCTATTACATTATAGTCTAGCGTGTGTGAGAAGCCTCCACAAACGCTATTATAGATAATTAGAGGTTATTACAGGtgcatttcaataaaattacttATCTATGATGTGATGCATAGTGTATAATAACCTTTACCAACCCCACGTGCACTAAAATGCACGAGATTTACATAAGGAGGTGCACGGTTTAAACAGCTTTAATGACTTGAGAAGAGCGCACGTGGGCACGTGATGATGTAACAAGCCACCCACACATAGCGTTTGTCAGCGATACCACATCCGCCACTTTGTGTTCTATTAATAACAAAGAACAAAGATGTCGTTGGTTGCGATACCACATCCGCCACTTTGTGTTCTATTAATAACAAAGATGTCGTTGGTTGTAATTATATAAGTCCTTGGTTTTAAGTTGATTAATGGTGCTATTATGTAATGGGGATAAATTTTCTTAAAGCACAATAAAAAAACTTACGAAAATTTATATCGATTGCCTAAACGAATGCAATTATTTTCTACGTAATCTAGACATATAGCTAGCTATCAAAGGAcgatggcgggaaacataaggcGACTCGctttatgaaaatttaattttgatttatttcaatacgATTCAGTAGAAGATGGTAAGTGTAGTATGAACGGTAAgataataacttttgtaactcaaaatcatcaatctcgttttacattcctattttgaaaaatgagAAGCCGTTTTAGAAATGTAGTGGTCCTTTAAATGTTTATGTTAGTGTGTGGTGCGGGATTTCCCTGTCATCTTCAATAATCCAAGGGTTTCTATTATTGAGGTTATATTCATActacagtgaaagtaacccctggaatatcgaagaTGTTTTCCTTTAGGAGCCCCAAtttactcatcctcgatactccagggcttccgatcactagcgatctctacacccctggactatctcatagtgaaattgaaggcagttcagccGAAAACATTTGGCCAACAAACTTGAGGAAATTTCTAAACTAAAATTCCCTTATACCATGAAGCCTTGCAGATAGTGCTATATAATTGTACCTCCTTACCACATttcaaaaggcgactaaatttgagatcatatatttcttttcaaGTCTCGGttagggacgactggtttgtccggtATCGGTATAACGTTACCAGGAGGGTTGTTCTGTTCGGTGCCTTTCGTGGAACTCTTTGGTGAAATAGCAATATAATAAGGACAAGAGTAACACTATGACAAGGATAAACAACATAAACAGCAATTAACAATCAACCAACCAGAATTGTTATAGAAGTATTAGTACTCTGGAGGTGAGGAACCCTCCCTGATTTACACTGTATTATTGGTGTATTACGAATCGTAGGTAAGGAATGTCCCTTATGATAAGGAATATTGATAGAACTGGTCCAATGGTGTTTAATATTAGCTCACGCATTGTTTGTCCCTTATGATAAGGAATATTGATAGAAGGTCCAATGGTGTTTAATATTAGCTCACGCATTGTTTGTCCCTTATGATAAGGATATTGATAGAACTGGTCCAATGGTGTTTAATATTAGCTCACGCATTGTTTGTCCCTTATGATAAAGAATATTGATAGAACTGGTCCAATGGTGTTTAATATTAGCTCACGCATTGTTTGTGCCCAGTCTTTACAAATATATCACACTTTGTCAAATTTATCAAGTAACTCAAAGAACAGGTAACCAAAAATGCACTTTCTCGGAATTATTTCAAACCCTTGATAAATACAAATggataatttattatatatagcaATTACTAACACTACTTGTAAGCTACTGTACAAATTTGATACCAGCACAGAACCatctttaaatacatgtatggtaGAAATGACAAAAGAGACTGTGGTGATTACCATTAAATCACTGTGGTATTTTATATGATACCAGCACATAACCatctttaaatacatgtatggtaGAAATGACAAAAGACGTGTTAATTAAATCACTGTGGTATTTATATGATACCAGCACAGAACCatctttaaatacatgtatggtaGAAATGGCAAAAGACGTATTAATTAAATCACTGTGGTATTTATATGATACCAGCACAGAACCATCTTTAAAACATGTATGGTAGAAATGGCAAAAGACGTATTAATTAAATCACTgatattaaaatacacataatatCAAACTATTATGTATGATCACAAATAGTACAAGCAGGATGATAGACTGTTGTTTTTACCAGAACAGTAAATAATTGTTGTATATTTGCACAACCGATGTACTAATGTAATATGTTTTACTGAATATTTCTCTATCTAAATGTTCTTTTTCTCGTTAGCATCGATCCTAAACTATCTCGacatattatttaatttcatttcaatttctaaaacacttaataacacaaaaaatgtggATTTCTTTAAGACAACACAAGTTTGTAGATAAAGGTTTTATGTTATTAGATAGCCGAACTTTACACATCGTTCATGGAATACAGACAGCTAAACATTATTATGACAGGTAAGgcagagttattccccttcgATCGATACTATACATGTGTGTAGTAGTGGGAAGTACTGTAGTTTAGCCTTGGATAATTTAGACCTTCAAACCATGTAGActaaagaaatatataattgaatTGTATCGAAATATTTCTAGATTATGTCAACAGTTAGAGATTAAGTATAGAAGGCCCATAATTTTGTACCTAAAGATAGTGCTGGATTAATGTGACTTGTCTTTGGAACAGGAATTGACAAGTGACTATATGACAAATCTACTGGGTCTATGACAAATCTACTGGGACTATGACAAATCTAGTGGGGCTATGACAAATCTAGTGGGGCTATGACAAATCTACTGGGGCTATGACAAATCTACTGGGGCTATGACAAATCTAGTGGGGCTATGACAAATCTAGTGGGGCTATGACAAAATTAGTGGGGCTATGACAAATCTAGTGGGGCTATGACAAATCTAGTAGGGCTATGACAAATCTAGTGGGGCTATGACAAATCTACTGGGGCTATGACAAAACTAGTGGGACTATGGCAAAACTAATGGGGCTATGACGCTATGACAAATCAACTGGGGCTGTGACAAATCTACTGGGGCTATGACAAAACTACTGGGGCTATGACAAATCTACTAGGGCTATGACAAAACTAGCGGAGCTATGACAAATCTAGTGGGGCTATGACAAATCTAGTGGGGCTATGACAAAACTAGTGGGGCTATTTCAAAACTAGTGGGGCTATGACAAATCTACTGGGGCTATGACAAATCTACTGGGGCTATGACAAATCAACTGGGGCTATGACAAATCTACTGGGGCTATGAAAAAACTAGTGGGACTATGACAAATCTACTGGGGCTATGACAAATCTACTGGGGCTATGACAAATCTACTGGGCTATGACAAATCTACTGGGGCTATGACAAAACTAATGGGGCTATAACAATACTAGTGGAGCTATGACAAATCTACTGGGACTATGACAAATCTACTGGGCTATGACGCTATGACAAATCTACTGGGTCTATGACAAATCTACTGGGACTATGACAAATCTACTGGGGCTATGACAAATCTACTGGGGCTATGACAAATCTAGTGGGGCTATGACAAAGCTATGACAAATCTAATGGGGCTATGACAAATCTAGTGGAGCTATGACAAAACTAGTGGGGCTATGACAAATCTAGTGGGGCTATGACAAATCTACTGGGGCTATGACAAATCTAGTGGGGCTATGACAAATCTAGTGGGGCTATGACAAATCTACTGGGGCTATGGCAAAACTAATGGGGCTATGACGCTATGACAAATCAACTGGGGCTGTGACAAATCTACTGGGGCTATGACAAAACTAGTGGGGCTATGATAAATCTCCTGGGACTATGACAAAACTACTGGGGCTATGACAAATCTACTGGGGCTATGACAAATCAACTGGGGCTGTGAAAAATCTACAGGGGCTATGAAAAAACTAGTGGGACTATGACAAATCTACTGGGGCTATGACAAATCTACTGAGACTATGACAAATCTACTGGGGCTATGACAAAACTACTGGGCTATGAAAAAACTAGTGGGACTATGACAAATCTACTGGGGCTATGACAAATCTACTGGGCTATGACAAATCAACTGAGGCTATGACAAATCTACTGGGGCTATGAAAAAACTAGTGGGACAATGACAAATCTACTGGGGCTATGACAAATCTACTGGGCTATGACGCTATGACAAATCTACTGGGGCTATGACAAATCTGCTGGAGCTATGGCAAAACTAATGGGACTATGACGCTATGACAAATCTACTGGGGCTATGACAAATCTACTGGGGCTATGACAAATCTACTGGGGCTATGACGCTATGACAAATCTACTGGGGCTATGACAAATCTGCTGGAGCTATGGCAAAACTAATGGGACTATGACGCTATGACAAATCTACTGGGGCTATGACAAATCTACTGGGGCTATGACGCTATGACAAATCTACTGGGGCTATGACAAATCTACTGGAGCTATGGCAAAACTAATGGGGCTATGACGCTATGACAAATCTACTGGGGCTATGACAAATCTACTGGGGCTATGACAAAACTACTGGGGCTATGACAAATCTACTGGGGCTATGACAAATCTACTGGGACTATGACAAATCTACTGGGGCTATGACAAATCTACTGGAGCTATGACAAATCTAGTGGAGCTATGACAAATCTAGTGGGGCTATGACAAATTTACTGGGGCTATGACAAATCTACTGGGGCTATGACAAAACTAATGGGGCTATGACAAATCTACCGGGGCTATGATCTAGTGGGGCTATGACAAAACTAGTGGGGCTATGACAAAACTAGTGGGGCTATGACAAATCTACTGGGGCTATGACAAATCTACTGGGGCTATGACAAAACTAGTGGAGCTATGACAAATCTACTGGGGCTATGACAAATCTAGTGGGGCTATGACAAATCTAGTGGGATTATGACAAATCTACTGGAGCTATGACAAATCTACTGGGTCTATGACAAAACTACTGGAGCTGTGACAAAACTACTGGAGCTGTGACAAAACTACTGAGGCTATGACAAATCTTCTGGAGCTATGACAAATCTACTTGGTCTATGACAAAACTACTGGATCTATGACAAAGCTACTGGGGCTATGACAATACTACTGGGTCTATGACAAAACTAAAGGGATCACCGTTGATACTAAGGTAACTCATAAAGTCAATGAGGTCTTTAGTAAAACTAATGGATCACTAAAACTAATGGGTTACTAATGAATTCAATGAGGTAACCGCTAAAACTACTAGGATCGCTAAAGAAACTATTGAGGCCAATGTTGATACTAAATGGGTCTATGGTGACAATTCAAATTCTAGACAATATTGAAACTATCGCGGTCACTTATGAACATAACTAGGTTACTGATGAAACTAGTGAGTTCTCGAAACAAATGATGTAGGTCACTGTAAAATAACGAGGTTGTAAGGAAATTAATGATATCGCCAATCACACTCGCGAGGTTGCTAATGTTATGTTGAATTTTAAGTACACGATTGTCCAATATTGGAACATTTTCCTGACATCGTAGAAATAAAATCTTCCTACATTAATATTGGACAAGTAACTTTCACATAAATGCTAAATGATACAAAATGAAGGATTACAATAAATTCAGATCGTGTTCTTTATCAGTGACGAGAAATTCCTGTTTAGGTCTTTGACATTTGGCATCCTGTTATAATGGCAGTTTTCCCTGTTAGGATCATTAATCCTCCTCCAACGTAAAAACTCGCCTTTATCAGGTCTATCCTGGACCCATAAGTATCAAAAATGGCATCTGTGAACAAAGCAATTCAAGAAACAAAAATCATCAATCTATGTTAAACAAATGTAAAGACACATTTTCTGTCGGATTACAACGAATTTTCACCACACacacattaaataaaattatattaagtATCTATTCTCTTATCATTGATTTATGTTTTCTCTTGCAGATATTCAAAGATATTTTTCATCAAGCGcatgtatatttttaataattccAAATAACTAAACTTGTTGTGGAACAttatctattaaaaataaaattgtagttatccccctttaattaattattaatattattatcactatactgtaactaattcagtttatttgtatatataaatatatatgtattaatgaattgcagaatgaattcatgtttatactttaaaatatgatctggagaggacttaaataggcgtagcctgatgtccgatcctattgatgtacataatatcaattaaatattgttgaaattgaatgtatatttttatatttccatttgctcgggactgacactatataaccttaccaacaaAATACGGAATTTATGAGATAATAATTCTCCTATAACTCTCGTtggtgtagtgatatgtataacatgtattgtgacgtcgttCTGAACGACAGAGATTGAACGACGTCATGACGTACATTGTAATGACGCAATGCGCATTTTTTGTGCGTACTTGCGTATTACCGGAATGAAAAACCCTAATTGATCTATATTCGCATTAATATTTTTAGTTATGTCTTTTAAACGTTGAATATCCTAAAGATAGAAcatattgtttaaaatgttgGAAGTGTACAGatgatttatgtttatttccatgGACTTATTTTTTTACCACGAATGACGTCGGAGGtacttatgacgtcacaagaagAAGCTCCACTGACGGGGGCAGCGTGGAATTTGATTTGTTAATAACGATTACAGTGTGCATTACAGGTTGGCTTAAATATAACAGAAAAcggaaatataagcattaaattgGCTTCATGGGAgatttatggtcctataattTTCCCAggattgaacgtctttcagttggcattcatagccattataaatgccaactgaacagaggcaaattccatgaagcgcgctagcgCTTCATGATGGagttgcctctgtccagttggcatttatattggctatgaatgccaactgaaagacgttcaattcttatgtttacatttggttataattttatgttgaaataacaatatataatgaatttatcattcgttatcgtcaaggatggaacacccatttgaacagccgttttccgtgCTCGCCGGTACGACAAATGTGActtcacaatgataatgacgtcataataagcgattgaagttcatagtctatatgactgccaactgcgtttggtaaggttacatagtgggactgcagtgaagaTGTAAAtataggaccataaatcccTCAGGAAGGTAATTTGATGCTTGAAATATTGCTATTCATTCTACCGAATATAATTAGACATTTAACACACTTTACTACGAGGATAACTTGGTCTATCTTATGTACTATGCGACAGGTACGTATTATATACTTAATGATAGCTTcgtttttatttatgttgtgtttttattgattattgATGGATTGATGTCTCACCTTGAACATGGATTAAAACTATTTCCGCGATTCCAGCTGCCAACCAGAGCGCTCCTTCAACAATACGGACATTCCTGTTACCGAACGTATCTGGTATGGTATTATCTATCAGTGAGGAGAATAGTCCTGGGGGATAAAGACAAGAAAATCATAACTAACCCGTCCTTCACACACCGACATGAATTATAACCAGGCGTTCCGGAAGGCAAAATATCGTCTGTTACGTCGACTACAAATGTTATTGATTCCATTGTAAATTCTGACTGGTTGCTATGGGCAAATATTATATCTATCAATACCTAATACAACTACTGGGCATGTAGAATATACATTCATCTGACAAAATCGACCTTTCCCTGGTTCCTTTACTCGTGCACAATAAAATGATCATTGTTATCGCACTAACCTTTGCAGAGACCAATGTAAGCTCCACATGAGGCTACTATGACGAAGGAGTTTGTAGTGGGGACTAAACAGACAGCCACACCCGACCAGATGTTGAGTACACCAAGAGTGATGAGGACGGTTTTGGTTTTCCAGCCTCTGCAACAACAGCATGACGCTAACAAACCCAGCCCGAACACTTCCCCCAGACCTGGATAGTTAGAGAGGATACCCTTCGCATTGCTGTTCGCACGATCGACTGTATCAATTAAGTCTTTGTAGCGATTAAGCACCAGTTGTTTTCCTGTcgaataaaatagaaaattcaGACGAAAGTGTATTACTGGATTAGATAAACATAGTACGACCATTTAAGCATCAAGCTCTGCACAAATGAAGTCAACAGAAAATATTTTGGCCTCTGGACTAACGTGGAATATCACACTACTGGTCACCATTTCACAAGATATATGTTTAACATACAATGTTTATCTATACAAATTCAAATCTACCAACATTCTTCAAAAACTACAAATGTATAAGTGGGAAGACTATCAAATAcgtaaaaaa is a genomic window of Argopecten irradians isolate NY chromosome 10, Ai_NY, whole genome shotgun sequence containing:
- the LOC138334030 gene encoding uncharacterized protein, yielding MVPLGYRVVGMLGCVMYGAGLFVSSWLTKDQGDLAGFLIGGLAGLGSTFLFLTAVVPPLEYFTKKRLCAIAIVRSGQVIGVEGMLFLYFHTRLMEDNSLVFKWEHNFRYQLIPLGVAFLCCTTLTPLELRCSDSRESFAGRIIQNLDWKFLKDKLLYLILALAFLERLGKQLVLNRYKDLIDTVDRANSNAKGILSNYPGLGEVFGLGLLASCCCCRGWKTKTVLITLGVLNIWSGVAVCLVPTTNSFVIVASCGAYIGLCKGLFSSLIDNTIPDTFGNRNVRIVEGALWLAAGIAEIVLIHVQDAIFDTYGSRIDLIKASFYVGGGLMILTGKTAIITGCQMSKT